A part of Fundulus heteroclitus isolate FHET01 unplaced genomic scaffold, MU-UCD_Fhet_4.1 scaffold_133, whole genome shotgun sequence genomic DNA contains:
- the xrn1 gene encoding 5'-3' exoribonuclease 1, with product MGVPKFYRWISERYPCLSEVVKEHKIPEFDNLYLDMNGIIHQCSHPNDEDVHFRISEEKIFADIFHYLEVLFRIIKPRKVFFMAVDGVAPRAKMNQQRGRRFRSAKEAEEKIKKALDKGEVLPTEARFDSNCITPGTDFMARLQEQLRYFVHNKVSTDRLWHNVRVFLSGHETPGEGEHKIMEFIRAENAKPNHDPNTRHCLYGLDADLIMLGLASHEHNFSLLREEVRFGGKKSQKRITAPEETTFHLLHLSLMREYIDYEFSELKRHLGSSYDLERVIDDWILMGFLVGNDFIPHLPHLHINHDALPLLYKTYISVLPSIGGYLNENGHLNLRNFEKYLEKLSEFDREHFSEVFVDLKWFESKVGNKYLNESAGLAAEEEAASRAGRKSEKDSSIHLAALTSSEKGTEQEKGLTDDEEEEDELFETEFKQYKRTYYMTKMGVNVVSDDFLAKQAKCYVEGIQWILHYYYHGVQSWSWYYPYHYAPFLSDIRNISELKLTFDLGKPFMPFQQLLAVLPAASKELLPEAYRDLMTSPNSPIIEYYPLDFKTDLNGKQQEWEAVVLIPFIDEACLLAAMEPFSHKLTKEEKARNRHSECAMYSYDPDMDFTYTSSLPQLFPNIVHCHVREVQIPMDAWHVLLDHVSKRVDRSALYFCGFPTLHHIKHKFYKKKSGVVVFQQSSRGENLILDILPNQDGETICDHVAADVLGKPVFVNWPHLEEARIIAVSDGETRFALDEPPGVQRVYDRPSSPPPTKVSCLSDKEQKDWVKDVQGITEHFFKRKGIVVNETNVLLYGQMLTGRKYVPKANGVVELEKQWCKQVLPFAYQTVVKDIKAFYSSLTCFKSLEELFPPSTTVFMVGSPYYGAMGEVQDSQDVLKDGRIRVVFNVPHEPQLEHLIQNQHKYSVKYSPGYILASRLSISSYLVSRFSGSIFIGRGSKKNPCGEQKANVGLNLKFNKKNEEVPGYTKRTEKEWLYSAAVEELLAEYLDRFSEVFDAVSRCSHDDVFYEDDIWPGEDQNGAERVAEITSWLKSHPVSSTSRASCDLQVLDAAIVEKIEEAVEKTKVKKSTKKVRVTVKPHLLFRPLEQQQGVVPDPDAEFRLFDRVVNIRESFSVPLGHRGTIIGIKGAEHEAEVLYEVLFDEEFAGGLSIRCTSPRGYRLPPCALINLSHGTRLDHGSHKLTAIVKPQPAAGGNFNSQRMAGLNHSPRSPFVPTQHNKNAGASQGNKTPSKGPNQKQHAKSKEEYSDVWQSLQKTGPPNKPPDHWHNNVPTGGIRVLKKNEDVNSFFPSKNTANKGTPEFEELIANLKLSQGSQQTPPPPAPPEEPSSQPDGPLSPQSFAMKGTLVLKEMLKIDGAGKGSPTSQGSANPAPSAGQQHQQNRRRSNKKLAATINNAPSESVAVPPPASAAAANSALSSKVSELACVCVGLGMAPPDFSFIPNRQGLVVCQVKLSNGLMVHGPQCQSENEAKEKAAIFALQRLNSLGSGFPLLPHLYPGMAQMPRPPMGAMPPVFNQQGLLLPSQGYGPPPLWGMTLPPHHHPNQPFYGAPGTFPGAARPHPAPAAPIGSHNQFIPLQVTKKRASANKNSQESREFYSAAKTVARNQSQKAQSQRSAQSQPQNQSQGAKPHQPHTQQANSEPSSSSPSLADGAASKTAVRHTPPRQSAPAAGHTPGSASKRKHRKLAVNFEATKVSE from the exons ATGGGAGTGCCGAAATTTTACCGCTGGATTTCTGAACGCTATCCATGTCTCAGTGAAGTTGTCAAAGAACACAAG ATTCCAGAATTTGACAACCTTTATCTGGACATGAACGGCATCATCCACCAGTGCTCTCACCCGAACGACGAAGACGTCCACTTTCGCATCTCTGAGGAGAAGATCTTTGCGGACATCTTCCATTACCTGGAGGTGCTGTTTCGAATCATCAAGCCACGCAAGGTCTTCTTCATGGCCGTGGACGGTGTGGCACCAAGGGCAAAGATGAACCAGCAAAGAGGACGCAGATTCAG GTCCGCCAAAGAAGCAGAGGAGAAGATAAAGAAAGCTCTGGATAAGGGAGAGGTGCTTCCAACAGAAGCTCGCTTCGACTCCAACTGTATCACTCCTG GCACGGACTTCATGGCGAGACTACAGGAGCAGCTCAGGTACTTTGTCCACAACAAGGTGTCTACCGACAGGCTGTGGCACAACGTCAGGGTCTTCTTGTCGGGTCACGAG ACGCCAGGGGAAGGAGAACACAAGATCATGGAGTTCATCCGCGCCGAGAACGCCAAACCCAATCACGATCCCAACACCCGACACTGCCTGTACGGCCTGGACGCTGACCTG ATCATGTTGGGCCTGGCCAGCCACGAACACAACTTCTCCCTGCTCAGAGAGGAGGTCCGCTTTGGAGGGAAGAAATCCCAGAAAAG GATAACGGCTCCGGAGGAGACGACGTTTCACCTGCTTCACCTGTCTCTGATGAGAGAGTACATTGACTACGAGTTTTCAGAGCTAAAG CGTCATTTGGGCTCCAGTTATGACCTGGAGCGAGTAATAGACGACTGGATATTAATGGGTTTCCTAGTAGGGAACGATTTCATCCCTCACCTCCCTCATCTTCACATTAATCACGATGCTTTGCCGTTGCTGTACAAAACTTACATCAGTGTACTTCCCAGCATAGGGG GTTACCTTAATGAGAACGGCCACTTAAACCTCAGAAACTTTGAGAAATACCTGGAGAAACTTTCTGAG TTTGACCGGGAGCACTTTAGTGAGGTGTTTGTGGACTTGAAGTGGTTCGAAAGTAAAGTCGGCAACAAATATCTGAACGAGTCGGCCGGTCTGGCTGCCGAGGAGGAAGCTGCGAGCCGAGCTGGCAGAAAGTCAGAG AAGGACTCGTCCATCCACCTCGCCGCCTTGACCTCATCTGAGAAAGGGACTGAACAAGAAAAAGGACTGactgatgatgaggaggaggaagacgagTTGTTTGAAACAGAGTTCAAACAATACAAACGCACATACTACATGACCAAGATGGGTGTCAATGTGGTGTCTGA TGATTTTCTCGCCAAACAAGCCAAGTGTTATGTGGAAGGCATCCAGTGGATCCTTCACTACTATTACCACGGTGTTCAGTCGTGGAGCTG GTACTACCCTTACCACTATGCCCCGTTCCTGTCTGACATCCGGAACATATCCGAATTAaagctgacctttgaccttggGAAACCCTTCATGCCTTTCCAGCAGCTGTTGGCCGTCCTGCCAGCTGCCAGCAAGGAGCTGCTCCCCGAGGCCTACAGG gacttgATGACCAGTCCCAACTCTCCCATTATTGAATACTATCCTCTGGACTTCAAAACTGACCTCAATGGAAAGCAGCAGGAATGGGAAGCTGTGGTGCTCATTCCGTTCATAGAtgag GCGTGCCTTCTAGCAGCCATGGAGCCTTTCAGTCACAAGCTGACGAAGGAAGAGAAGGCCAGGAATCGGCACTCGGAGTGCGCCATGTACTCATACGACCCTGACATGGACTTTACGTACACCTCCTCCCTGCCTCAGCTGTTCCCAAACATCGTCCATTGTCATGTCAG GGAAGTCCAGATCCCCATGGACGCTTGGCATGTACTGTTAGACCACGTCAGCAAGCGTGTTGACCGCTCAGCTCTGTACTTCTGTGGTTTCCCCACTCTGCACCACATCAAACACAAG TTTTATAAGAAGAAGAGTGGAGTGGTCGTgttccagcagagcagcagaggagagaacCTGATTCTGGACATTCTTCCCAATCAGGACGGGGAAACG ATCTGTGATCATGTTGCCGCAGATGTTTTGGGGAAGCCTGTTTTTGTCAACTGGCCCCATCTAGAGGAAGCTCGCATTATTGCAGTGTCAGATGGGGAAACCAG ATTTGCTCTGGATGAGCCTCCTGGAGTCCAGCGAGTGTACGACAGGCCGTCCAGTCCTCCCCCCACTAAAGTCTCCTGCTTGTCTGACAAAGAGCAGAAGGACTGGGTCAAGGACGTGCAGGGAATCACTGAACA CTTCTTCAAGAGGAAAGGCATCGTGGTGAATGAGACGAACGTGCTTCTGTACGGTCAGATGCTGACAGGAAGGAAGTATGTCCCTAAGGCCAATGGAGTGGTGGAGCTGGAGAAACAGTGGTGCAAGCAGGTCCTTCCATTCGCGTACCAGACGGTGGTTAAG GACATCAAGGCGTTTTACTCGTCTCTGACCTGCTTCAAGAGTTTGGAGGAGCTTTTTCCTCCGTCCACTACAGTCTTCATGGTGGGAAGTCCTTACTACGGTGCCATGGGAGAG GTACAAGACTCTCAAGATGTCCTCAAAGACGGCCGGATACGAGTGGTTTTCAATGTGCCTCATGAGCCGCAGCTGGAGCACTTGATCCAGAATCAACAC AAATACTCGGTCAAGTACAGTCCAGGCTACATCTTGGCTTCTCGCCTCAGCATCAGCAGCTACCTCGTGTCTCGCTTCTCAGGGAGCATCTTCATCGGCAGAGGCTCCAAGAAGAA TCCCTGTGGGGAGCAAAAAGCTAACGTGGGGCTGAACCTAAAGTTCAACAAGAAGAACGAGGAGGTTCCTGGGTACACCAAGAGAACCGAGAAAGAGTGGCTTTACTCTGCGGCTGTTGAGGAACTGCTAGCTGAATACCTGGACAG ATTTTCAGAGGTTTTTGATGCAGTGTCCAGATGCAGTCACGACGACGTGTTCTACGAAGACGACATCTGGCCGGGAGAGGACCAGAATGG GGCAGAGAGGGTGGCTGAAATCACCTCCTGGTTGAAAAGTCATCCAGTCAGCTCCACCAGCAGGGCGTCGTGTGACCTCCAGGTTCTGGATGCTGCCATCGTGGAGAAGATTGAGGAGGCAGTGGAGAAGACCAAG GTGAAGAAGAGCACCAAGAAAGTCCGTGTGACAGTCAAGCCTCATCTCCTGTTTCGG CccctggagcagcagcagggtgTGGTTCCAGACCCCGACGCCGAGTTCCGTCTGTTCGACAGAGTCGTCAACATCCGGGAGAGCTTCAGCGTCCCGCTGGGACACAGGGGGACAATCATCGGCATTAAAGGAG CCGAGCACGAGGCCGAGGTTCTCTATGAGGTCTTGTTTGACGAGGAATTTGCCGGAGGTCTTAGCATCAG GTGTACATCCCCTCGCGGTTACCGCCTCCCTCCCTGCGCTCTCATCAACCTGTCCCACGGTACCCGATTGGACCACGGCTCCCACAAACTCACCGCCATCGTCAAGCCCCAGCCAGCCGCCGGGGGCAACTTCAACTCGCAGCGCATGGCGGGCCTCAACCACTCGCCTCGCTCGCCCTTTGTGCCCACGCAG CACAACAAGAATGCCGGGGCGTCTCAGGGTAACAAAACTCCATCTAAAGGTCCCAACCAGAAACAACACGCTAAG TCTAAGGAGGAGTACAGTGACGTGTGGCAGTCTCTGCAGAAGACAGGCCCTCCCAACAAACCTCCTGATCACTGGCACAATAAC GTCCCAACTGGTGGCATCAGAGtattaaagaaaaatgaagaCGTCaactcttttttcccctccaagAACACGGCTAATAAG GGTACCCCTGAGTTTGAGGAGCTCATTGCCAATCTAAAGCTGTCCCAGGGTAGCCAGCAGACGCCACCAcctcctgctcctccagagGAACCCAGCAGCCAGCCAGACGGTCCATTGTCTCCACAGTCCTTCGCCATG AAAGGAACCCTGGTTCTCAAGGAGATGCTGAAGATTGACGGCGCTGGAAAAGGAAGTCCGACATCCCAGGGGTCGGCCAACCCTGCTCCCTCTGCTGgccagcagcaccagcagaacAGAAGACGATCGAATAAGAAGCTAG CTGCAACGATAAACAACGCTCCTAGCGAGTCGGTCGCCGTACCCCCTCCAGCATCGGCGGCTGCTGCTAACTCTGCCCTGAGCAGTAAGGTGTCAGAGCTGGCCTGTGTCTGCGTGGGCTTGGGCATGGCCCCTCCAGACTTCAGCTTCATTCCCAACCGACAG GGTCTGGTAGTTTGCCAGGTGAAGCTGTCCAACGGGCTGATGGTTCACGGACCTCAGTGTCAGTCAGAAAACGAAGCCAAGGAGAAAGCCGCCATCTTTGCCCTCCAAAGACTG AACTCCCTGGGGTCAGGGTTCCCCCTCCTTCCTCACCTGTATCCAGGGATGGCTCAGATGCCGCGGCCACCAATGGGAGCCATGCCGCCGGTCTTCAACCAACAAG GTTTGCTGCTGCCCTCTCAGGGTTACGGCCCCCCTCCTCTCTGGGGGATGACCCTGCCCCCTCACCACCACCCCAACCAGCCCTTCTACGGAGCACCAGGAACCTTCCCCGGTGCCGCCCGCCCCCACCCCGCTCCCGCTGCACCCATCGGCTCCCACAACCAGTTCATCCCGTTACAG GTGACGAAAAAACGAGCCTCGGCCAACAAAAACAGCCAAGAAAGCCGAGAGTTTTACAGCGCCGCCAAAACCGTCGCCAGGAACCAATCACAGAAAGCCCAGAGCCAGCGCTCCGCTCAGTCGCAGCCCCAGAACCAATCACAGGGCGCCAAACCCCACCAGCCGCACACGCAGCAGGCCAACAGCGAGCCCTCCTCATCCAGTCCCAGCCTGGCGGACGGCGCCGCCTCAAAGACGGCAGTCCGGCACACGCCTCCCCGACAGAGCGCGCCCGCAGCGGGCCACACCCCTGGCTCCGCCTCTAAGAGGAAGCACAGGAAGCTGGCTGTTAACTTTGAGGCGACTAAAGTGTCAGAGTGA